Proteins found in one Candidatus Baltobacteraceae bacterium genomic segment:
- the ylqF gene encoding ribosome biogenesis GTPase YlqF, whose product MSGQLDKVVQWYPGHMVRSMRRIADYLKLIDIVIEVIDGRAARSDTNPMLDRLAGERSRIVVLSRDDLADPAITSRWIEWFAQREREAIAVEARNQQSVSRILAALTAQAKERTGISRAIVVGVPNSGKSSIINGLLRRGAAKTEDRAGVTRALQWFRLAPKIELMDTPGILVPKIEGAQAQWKLALIGAVPRERYDPCEVCAEFHRWLLVRGNGRTNVPDLATFAGARGFVRRGGEVDEYNAARSYIKAFNDGVFGRISLEAPDDDGQAA is encoded by the coding sequence GTGAGCGGGCAGCTCGACAAAGTCGTCCAGTGGTATCCCGGACACATGGTCCGGTCGATGCGCCGGATCGCCGATTATCTCAAATTAATCGATATCGTGATCGAAGTGATCGATGGGCGCGCGGCGCGCAGCGATACGAACCCCATGCTCGACCGCTTGGCCGGCGAACGATCGCGCATCGTTGTGCTCAGCCGCGATGATTTGGCGGACCCCGCGATAACCAGCCGCTGGATCGAGTGGTTCGCACAGCGCGAACGCGAAGCGATCGCGGTCGAAGCGCGCAATCAACAGAGCGTCTCCCGCATCCTCGCGGCGCTCACCGCGCAAGCCAAGGAGCGCACGGGCATTTCGCGCGCAATCGTCGTCGGGGTGCCGAATTCGGGCAAATCGTCGATCATCAACGGTCTCTTGCGCCGGGGAGCGGCCAAGACCGAAGACCGAGCCGGAGTCACGCGAGCGCTACAATGGTTTCGCTTGGCGCCGAAGATCGAATTGATGGATACACCGGGCATCCTCGTGCCGAAGATCGAAGGAGCGCAAGCGCAATGGAAGCTCGCTTTGATCGGCGCGGTGCCGCGCGAACGTTACGATCCCTGCGAAGTCTGCGCCGAATTCCATCGTTGGCTGCTCGTTCGCGGCAACGGCCGAACGAACGTCCCGGATCTTGCGACCTTCGCCGGTGCGCGCGGATTCGTCCGGCGCGGCGGGGAGGTCGACGAATACAACGCGGCGCGGTCGTACATCAAGGCGTTCAACGACGGCGTATTCGGACGCATCAGCCTCGAGGCGCCGGACGATGACGGCCAAGCAGCGTAA